The following DNA comes from Myxococcales bacterium.
CCGGCCCACGCTGACTCGAGCGAGGATCTGGTGCGCCGCGCCGACCGCGTGCTCAGAGGCAAGAGCAGCGCGGGTGTGCTGCGCATGGACATCAAGACCAAGAGTTTCTCGCGCAGCTACAAGATCGTGACCTGGGACGACAGCTCGGGGGCGACGGACAAGACCCTCGTGAAGATCCTCGGGCCGACGTCGTGGCGAGGGTTTGCGACGCTGAAGGTCGGGAGCCAGCTCAAGCTCTACGATCCCAAGACCAACCACATCCAGAGCGTGGGTCACTCGTTGCTCGGTGACTCGTGGATGGGCAGCCACTTCTCCAACGACGATCTGGTGAAAGAGACCCAGCTCGCGGTCCACTACACGATCAAGCTCCTGGACAAACGCGAGGGCAAAAATGAGCTCGGCGACACGGTGACTCTGCATCGCCTCGAGCTCTCGCCCAAACCCACGGCGCCCGTGGTCTGGGGCCGGATCGTCTACGAGCTCTGGGAGAAGGGCGACACCGTGATGCCGGTGCGGAGCGACTATTACCGCAAGGCCGAGGACACGAAGCCGGCGCGCAGCATGCGCATGAGCTCGGTGAAACAGATGGGCGGGCGGCTCGTGCCCTCGGTGCTGGAGGTCACAGTAGCCAGCAAACCCGGCGAGCGCACCCGTATCACCTACGAGAAGCTGCGCTTCGACGTGAAGATCCCCGCGAGCAAATTCACGGAGCAAGCGCTGCGCTGAGGCCTGCGGGGACTGCCATGTTGATCGCCAAGCTCGCGTATCGAAACCTGGGACGCAACGCCCGGCGCTCGCTGATCACGGGCCTCGCGCTGGCGCTGAGCGCTGCGCTGTCGATTGCGTATTACGGCCTCGTCGACGGGATGAACGCGGGGCTCGTGCACTCCCTGACGCGTTTTGATCTGGGTCACGTTCAAGCCCACGCACCCGGGTATTCGGTGCGCGGAGTGCTGGACCTCACGCTGCCCGAGGGTGACGCAGCTC
Coding sequences within:
- a CDS encoding outer membrane lipoprotein-sorting protein, coding for MCASKRQSWAENRGFGRRTLLLAGLTGALFFGARPAHADSSEDLVRRADRVLRGKSSAGVLRMDIKTKSFSRSYKIVTWDDSSGATDKTLVKILGPTSWRGFATLKVGSQLKLYDPKTNHIQSVGHSLLGDSWMGSHFSNDDLVKETQLAVHYTIKLLDKREGKNELGDTVTLHRLELSPKPTAPVVWGRIVYELWEKGDTVMPVRSDYYRKAEDTKPARSMRMSSVKQMGGRLVPSVLEVTVASKPGERTRITYEKLRFDVKIPASKFTEQALR